Proteins encoded together in one Penicillium digitatum chromosome 1, complete sequence window:
- a CDS encoding Plasma membrane phosphate transporter Pho87, putative, with protein MAPRLNLFTANKAVSALRQSTTPALSSPRSIASPVRFRAVQSLPIQRRWSSSREGSKKVEPQPDQQTFPTADQLPDVTEEANEISRIMDKEKRCDGIPSTPELDQGTPVEEILSRDADAMKHMPKVMRDALKKSSGSRSFSTSARSLMNDLQGVEPNKEANLIPNVPGLEGASDEAAAALASMIEQVQGQALEENPGLKFDPPAVPEDLKTLNFRKRYDTMQDQFTKMMMESGKLAKAQKNMALILDHLRTASPPQINPRRRLLGAPPASQLPLDPVLYLTLVVDSVAPLFRIRQQKGIAGGGTAVQIPHPLTLRQRRRTAIKWILDASEKRRDALFSNRVAAEVVAVAEGRSGVWEKRDQQHKIGISGRANLNTNVRR; from the exons ATGGCGCCTCGACTCAACCTTTTCACAGCCAACAAGGCCGTATCGGCCCTGCGCCAATCCACCACTCCCGCACTGTCCTCTCCCCGAAGCATCGCCAGCCCCGTTCGATTCCGTGCCGTCCAGTCACTACCGATTCAACGCCGATGGAGCTCTTCGCGCGAGGGCTCGAAGAAGGTCGAGCCCCAGCCCGACCAGCAGACTTTCCCGACTGCCGATCAGCTGCCTGATGTCACCGAGGAGGCCAACGAGATATCCCGAATTATGGATAAGGAAAAGCGCTGTGATGGTATTCCTTCTACCCCGGAGTTAGACCAAGGGACGCCTGTTGAGGAG ATCCTCAGCCGCGATGCGGATGCGATGAAGCATATGCCGAAGGTTATGCGGGATGCACTCAAGAAGTCCAGTGGCTCGCGCTCGTTTTCGACTTCCGCTCGGAGCCTGATGAACGATCTGCAGGGCGTTGAGCCTAACAAGGAGGCTAACCTTATTCCTAATGTGCCTGGGCTCGAGGGCGCTAGTGAtgaggctgctgctgcccTTGCCAGTATGATTGAGCAGGTGCAGGGTCAGGCTCTTGAGGAGAACCCTGGGCTTAAATTCGATCCGCCTGCCGTCCCCGAGGACCTGAAGACGTTGAACTTCCGCAAGCGCTACGACACCATGCAGGATCAGTTcacgaagatgatgatggagAGCGGGAAACTGGCTAAGGCGCAGAAG AACATGGCTCTCATTCTAGATCACCTTCGCACCGCCTCTCCTCCCCAGATTAACCCTCGTCGCCGTCTCCTCGGAGCTCCTCCAGCATCTCAGCTTCCCCTCGACCCCGTCCTCTACCTCACTCTCGTCGTCGACTCCGTGGCTCCTCTCTTCCGAATTCGTCAGCAGAAGGGTATCGCCGGCGGTGGTACTGCCGTGCAGATCCCTCACCCACTGACTCTGCGTCAGCGTCGCCGTACCGCAATCAAGTGGATTCTTGATGCGTCGGAAAAGCGACGTGATGCGCTGTTTTCGAATCGTGTTGCGGCTGAGGTGGTGGCCGTTGCCGAGGGTCGTAGCGGTGTGTGGGAGAAGAGGGACCAGCAGCACAAGATTGGTATCTCTGGTCGTGCGAACTTGAACACTAATGTTCGTCGCTAA
- a CDS encoding Calcium ion transporter Vcx1, putative produces MSLPNFRSHFRSHTFGPRKMSSGNNGSLNANERTGLLRTRRGSFSGLEPHQHIEHGQHHHHAKDTHVWVYWPRHVVHLTWKTIVRDYVNVLLIFVPLGIIAGALGWDSTTVFILNFFAIVPLASLLSFATEELAATLGQALGGLMNATFGNAVELIVSIIALKQNQIRVVQASMLGSILSNILLVLGCCFFVGGLRYREQSFNTTVASTMSSLMAVATASLIIPATLYAAISNNSVAKPDGTGEITDPDRAAQKNILILSHGTAIILLAIYVMYLYFQLGSHSELFEETNGSDTENTAGAEEDEEEEERILSPWAAAVVLVVVTVLVSICADYLVDAIDPLVKTTGMSKTFIGLVLIPIVGNAAEHVTAVVVAYKDKMDLAIGVAIGSSLQIALFVTPFLVILGWIMGIEMTLHFQTFETVAFFISGLVVTLLIQDGKSNYLEGGMCLGMYIILALAFYVYPDSVAN; encoded by the exons ATGT CTCTCCCAAACTTCCGCTCCCACTTCCGAAGCCACACCTTCGGGCCACGGAAAATGAGCTCTGGCAACAACGGCTCCCTGAACGCCAATGAGCGTACAGGACTACTCCGCACACGCCGTGGTTCATTCTCTGGCCTCGAACCTCACCAGCACATCGAGCATGGACAGCACCATCACCACGCAAAGGATACCCACGTCTGGGTGTACTGGCCAAGGCACGTCGTCCATCTGACATGGAAGACCATCGTCCGTGACTACGTCAATGTCCTGCTCATCTTCGTGCCGTTGGGCATTATTGCCGGTGCCCTCGGATGGGACTCAACCACTGTCTTTATCCTAAATTTCTTTGCTATTGTCCCTCTCGCTTCGCTGCTGAGCTTTGCTACCGAGGAGCTGGCCGCTACTCTGGGCCAGGCCCTTGGTGGGCTGATGAATGCCACTTTTGGAAATGCTGTTGAATTGATT GTTAGCATCATTGCCCTGAAACAGAACCAGATTCGCGTCGTCCAAGCCAGCATGCTGGGCAGCATCTTGTCTAACATTTTGCTCGTCCTGGGCTGCTGCTTCTTTGTCGGTGGACTCCGCTACCGCGAACAGTCTTTCAACACCACTGTAGCATCAACCATGTCCTCGCTCATGGCTGTGGCGACCGCATCGCTTATCATCCCTGCCACCCTCTACGCCGCGATCTCGAATAACTCCGTCGCCAAGCCCGACGGTACAGGTGAAATCACGGACCCGGACCGCGCTGCGCAGAAGAATATCCTTATCTTGTCGCACGGCACCGCCATCATCCTCCTGGCCATCTACGTCATGTACCTCTATTTCCAACTGGGTTCCCACTCTGAGCTCTTCGAAGAGACGAATGGCAGCGATACCGAAAACACCGCTGGTGCTGAGGaggacgaagaggaagaggagcgcATTCTCAGCCCCTGGGCTGCGGCCGTTGTTCTCGTCGTCGTAACTGTCCTCGTCTCCATCTGCGCCGATTACTTGGTTGATGCTATTGACCCCCTGGTTAAGACGACTGGTATGAGCAAGACGTTCATTGGACTGGTGCTGATCCCGATTGTGGGTAATGCTGCGGAACACGTTACTGCCGTTGTGGTGGCGTACAAGGATAAGATGGATCTCGCAATTGGAGTCGCTATTGGCAGTAGCTTGCAGATTGCGCTGTTTGTCACACCCTTCTTGGTCATTCTGGGCTGGATCATGGGCATCGAGATGACTCTGCACTTCCAGACCTTTGAAACTGTTGCTTTCTTCATTTCTGGGTTGGTCGTGACTCTGCTTATTCAGGATGGAAAATCCAACTACTTGGAGGGTGGTATGTGTCTCGGTATGTACATCATTCTTGCCTTGGCCTTCTATGTGTACCCTGATAGTGTTGCCAACTAA
- a CDS encoding Dedicator of cytokinesis C-terminal — MPWRPLPRIAFAVAIYPFTPSSRADLPLELGDELYIIEQGGTDGEWCRGYLVAPPSLLAGLTSTKGQTLEARVFSGIFPRNCVEIREVLGDGDGSKALLNADRKSIDRLTLSGWDGQCLSRNSQDYSTSDFQAAGEVSEVVFAKKGKPSQIIIHKGDGSDQASPRQRTGSVPHTPVSFAPRDPDAPKPAAPVPMLKIGDETPTSLTEPLVDEIASCLREWHSTNLHELLLERRYNLLEEMSKIVQELDFARRQLLHNVLTGKEKEALRDETVWKLVKANKMLSGDVIVRDPEHRGRLLTGDDSAIQLAKLQSEMSMLDSCPTQTSDATGLHHLLLEINAVSGNSPGQVTLGIQLFSRSDVGSLSPLSETFSLDIPSPDKFVNMSQSSRLKTLFTELAATDIGDGSANGRQLYLVAWVRASETRSTTDTTPVSRPSISRENPTPTKATANGGIQPSAKGSLRTRRSMMWPPKQRRPSLDHPSKSTTQSIPQTSSSASSAKEPTSPQPAPTKEVSAIRTVGVGILEISPILRQDKDTEQVINIWSPRRDGDDGEGLTDGFDKLIRALLPSPTGRYVRADHAARLHLHLRPFASSDAEYLIRQNPTILHDVVQTQRIGFSKAPTKPRSDIYVTLSQAVFPTDALLSHPQAGQIPLQTTSGLHNLQLTLEVRDAKGARIEKCVFPSSSNTSNTAWRTTIAQRGTPWNQTIRLKIPTEQIPGSHMVMSIADAPEFPFALAWIPLWDQQAFIKDGPHSLLLHAYDKQTSSIENGKGAYLNLPWSALGKNESAKDEALTGPLATLHLETHLCSTEYSQDQVILSLLNWRERPVGEVLDTLKRLLFVPEIEIVKQLSGVFDALFGILVENAGNEEYENLIFNNLITALGIVHDRRFNLGPLVDRYAVEQFNFPFVTPCLIRSYLRLLNAATDVEQSRNLRAAFKVGRHLLKFIIKAREQQKAKEEGIGITTVQSTFNRDVHTIFKCMETLMKNSSPTLVGSKTLVVQHFHTWLPELSNVLSKDEMIMMALSFMDSCKDVTGMLILYKLVLIQNYTLLEVFASGDERRTLISSCIGWLAPYWGSTSDVSDLYRDQVRLSSSIVAQLLTQSDPQIYGFMPSIVASYCAISSEGVDETEYLSLLFSKAFPFQMKTAKVPQSFDESLVELSALMAAIAKIPSPKVPRMKEMELVLFVTQTLEAHNSILDCEAYPETWFSIHVYNHRATIQSLEHIAVLLIDKFLPAPDDADTFDTKLWESFFTTLLKVISSDVLALETFPEQKRRAVWKIAGDVREQGAELLRSTWEAIGWETTDDERERFNLKKLGGYQVQYVPGLVPPIIGLCLSVHEGLRHVAVQILQTMILSEWDLNEDISILETEIISSLDALFKSKQMNESVSQKIFIGELLDLFEGEAISDDLLSNAVKSLVGTVDELLDLLVASQSGASTQSLHALKLMEYMKDMGREDIFIRYVHELADAQAAAGNFTEAGLALQFHADLYEWDLNRPLPGLLRPAFPPQSAFERREALYFSVIQNFENAMAWGPALACYKELAAHYEHTTMDFAKLSRAQSSMARIYDSISKGSKQFPRYFRVAYKGLGFPPGLRDKEFIFEASPTERMASFVDRMQREHPTAQVMSTGEIPDYEGQFLQISAVSAYRDVSHPVYQRPKVPSSVREHLLISDPSRFSSTSRRHISSSDVREQFVEKLVFTVSEAFPNILRRSEIISAQEVSLSPLQTAIERTWRKTQELQLIGRRAASGEDSTLSTLTEALESLLETRSSTSNCVASYRVFLSDAELARKRLLEEFDEDAEEAQETEQPVDPMETALSVALVDHALAIKYALSLYQRPAQQATQAELLQRFEDVFGPELGSLIPASLEHSSSTATQTARHSPSLSDNRRMAPIQRVVSPEQDLNRAARSNAHTRKRSDRQSVSHRISIINPFKRSHGATNSIFTIQQSDSKGQSVGEQDENIDDDTATIHSRTTSHSRGGRSEKRRTFFSGDKTHKHGSSPSVAQESQTPLDAHHTSRDTAAQSQDGRSRAGSQNHGPSVTGAATDRPAPASSGGWSTLPSTRDYSRPVTRESNAITLTTTNGTAPLSPVLNNNNAGKRDSMLRRFSMLKGVGRKGSRMDFKANGALPEE, encoded by the coding sequence ATGCCCTGGCGGCCGCTGCCTCGCATCGCCTTTGCCGTGGCCATATACCCTTTCACCCCCTCCTCCCGGGCAGATCTACCCTTGGAGCTCGGCGATGAGCTCTACATAATTGAACAAGGAGGCACGGACGGTGAGTGGTGCCGAGGCTATCTGGTCGCGCCGCCGTCGCTGCTGGCTGGCTTGACAAGCACCAAGGGCCAGACTCTCGAAGCTCGTGTGTTCTCGGGTATCTTCCCACGAAATTGTGTTGAGATTAGAGAAGTGCTGGGCGACGGAGATGGATCCAAAGCACTGTTAAATGCCGATCGGAAAAGCATTGATCGACTGACTTTGTCTGGCTGGGATGGACAATGCCTGTCTCGAAATAGTCAAGACTACTCCACCAGTGACTTCCAGGCGGCTGGCGAGGTGTCGGAAGTTGTCTTTGCGAAAAAGGGGAAGCCTTCCCAGATCATTATTCACAAGGGTGATGGGTCAGACCAGGCAAGTCCGCGACAGCGGACAGGCTCGGTCCCGCATACACCTGTCTCCTTTGCTCCTCGCGACCCTGATGCGCCCAAACCTGCTGCCCCGGTCCCAATGCTCAAGATCGGTGATGAAACTCCGACCTCTCTCACAGAGCCACTAGTCGATGAGATCGCATCGTGTCTGCGCGAATGGCATTCGACCAATCTGCATGAACTACTATTGGAACGCCGGTACAACTTGTTGGAGGAAATGTCGAAAATTGTACAAGAGCTGGACTTTGCAAGACGACAATTACTACACAACGTTTTgactggaaaggagaaggaaGCATTGCGGGACGAGACAGTCTGGAAACTGGTCAAGGCAAACAAAATGCTTAGCGGGGACGTGATTGTTCGCGATCCGGAGCATAGAGGCCGTTTGCTAACGGGTGACGACTCTGCCATCCAATTGGCAAAGCTGCAGTCCGAGATGAGTATGCTCGACTCCTGTCCCACTCAGACGTCCGATGCTACAGGCCTTCACCATTTACTGCTGGAAATCAACGCGGTATCGGGCAATTCGCCGGGACAAGTGACTCTTGGAATCCAGCTGTTTTCTCGATCAGACGTTGGTTCCCTCAGTCCATTATCCGAGACCTTTAGCTTAGATATTCCGTCTCCTGATAAGTTCGTCAACATGAGCCAGAGCAGTCGACTGAAGACACTGTTTACCGAGTTGGCCGCAACAGACATCGGAGATGGGTCCGCGAACGGGCGGCAGCTCTATCTAGTTGCTTGGGTCCGTGCTTCAGAGACCCGGTCCACAACTGATACCACACCTGTGTCAAGGCCATCTATCTCACGAGAAAATCCTACCCCAACCAAGGCTACAGCAAACGGGGGCATTCAGCCCTCGGCTAAGGGAAGCTTGAGAACGCGACGCAGCATGATGTGGCCGCCCAAGCAACGCAGACCAAGCTTGGATCATCCATCTAAGTCCACTACCCAAAGCATTCCACAAACATCGAGCAGTGCGTCCAGCGCCAAAGAGCCAACTAGCCCTCAGCCCGCTCCAACGAAGGAGGTCTCGGCGATCCGCACTGTTGGTGTTGGAATCTTGGAGATCTCGCCGATTCTCCGACAGGATAAGGACACTGAGCAAGTGATCAATATTTGGTCGCCCCGTCGAGATGGCGACGACGGCGAGGGGCTGACTGATGGCTTTGACAAGTTGATCCGCGCCTTGCTTCCGAGTCCCACTGGCCGGTATGTGCGTGCCGACCATGCAGCACGTTTACACCTTCATCTGCGCCCCTTTGCCAGTTCCGACGCCGAGTACCTGATCCGTCAGAACCCTACTATATTGCATGATGTCGTACAGACACAGCGCATTGGGTTCTCCAAGGCTCCTACAAAGCCAAGATCCGATATTTACGTGACGCTATCTCAGGCCGTGTTCCCTACAGACGCCCTCCTGTCTCACCCGCAAGCTGGCCAAATTCCTCTGCAGACGACCAGCGGACTCCACAATCTTCAACTTACTCTCGAAGTGCGTGATGCTAAAGGAGCACGGATAGAGAAATGTGTCTTTCCTTCGTCCTCCAATACTTCGAACACAGCATGGCGCACTACAATCGCCCAGCGCGGCACACCTTGGAACCAGACCATACGTCTCAAAATCCCCACAGAACAAATTCCTGGCTCACACATGGTGATGAGTATTGCAGATGCACCAGAATTTCCCTTTGCACTTGCCTGGATACCCCTTTGGGACCAGCAGGCTTTCATTAAAGATGGGCCACACTCTCTGCTGTTGCATGCTTATGACAAGCAGACATCTAgtattgaaaatggaaaggGTGCTTATCTGAACCTCCCATGGAGTGCCCTCGGCAAGAATGAATCCGCCAAAGATGAAGCTCTGACGGGTCCATTGGCCACTTTGCACCTTGAGACCCATCTTTGCAGCACAGAGTACTCCCAGGATCAAGTCATTCTGAGTCTTCTCAACTGGCGAGAGCGGCCCGTGGGCGAGGTCTTAGATACCCTGAAGCGTTTACTCTTTGTCCCCGAAATCGAGATTGTCAAACAACTCAGTGGTGTCTTCGACGCGCTGTTTGGAATCCTGGTCGAGAATGCTGGTAATGAAGAATATGAGAACTTGATCTTCAACAACCTGATCACTGCTCTGGGAATTGTTCACGATCGACGTTTCAACCTAGGTCCGCTGGTCGACCGCTACGCCGTTGAGCAgttcaacttcccattcgTCACACCATGCCTTATTCGAAGCTACCTGCGCCTCTTGAATGCAGCGACCGATGTTGAGCAGTCTCGCAATCTTCGCGCCGCCTTCAAGGTGGGACGCCATCTGTTGAAGTTCATCATCAAGGCCCGCGAGCAGCAAAAGGCCAAGGAGGAGGGTATTGGCATTACTACAGTGCAATCTACCTTCAACAGAGACGTGCATACCATTTTTAAGTGTATGGAGACTTTGATGAAAAACTCCTCGCCGACTTTGGTTGGCAGCAAAACACTGGTGGTTCAGCATTTTCATACATGGCTACCCGAGCTCTCCAATGTCCTGAGCAAGGATGAAATGATTATGATGGCTCTGAGTTTCATGGATTCATGCAAGGATGTCACCGGCATGTTGATACTCTATAAGCTAGTTCTCATCCAGAACTATACCCTACTTGAGGTTTTCGCCTCTGGCGATGAGAGACGAACGTTGATCTCCAGCTGCATTGGCTGGTTGGCTCCATACTGGGGATCCACCTCAGACGTTTCGGATTTGTATCGTGATCAGGTGCGACTGAGCAGCTCAATCGTGGCTCAATTGCTCACCCAGTCGGATCCTCAGATTTATGGATTCATGCCAAGCATCGTCGCCTCTTACTGTGCCATCTCTTCTGAGGGAGTGGATGAGACGGAGTATCTGTCCTTGCTTTTCAGCAAGGCGTTCCCCTTCCAGATGAAGACTGCCAAGGTTCCTCAAAGCTTCGATGAGTCTTTGGTCGAACTGTCTGCGCTCATGGCTGCAATTGCCAAGATCCCATCTCCCAAGGTTCCCAGGATGAAAGAAATGGAGCTTGTACTATTTGTAACTCAGACCCTTGAAGCCCACAACTCCATCCTCGACTGTGAGGCTTATCCCGAGACCTGGTTCAGTATCCATGTGTACAATCACCGCGCTACCATCCAAAGTCTTGAACATATTGCAGTGTTGCTAATTGATAAATTCCTTCCGGCACCGGATGATGCCGACACATTCGACACCAAGTTGTGGGAGTCGTTCTTCACGACTCTATTAAAGGTGATATCTAGCGACGTCCTTGCGCTCGAGACATTCCCCGAGCAAAAGCGCCGCGCTGTTTGGAAGATCGCGGGCGATGTGCGCGAGCAAGGTGCAGAACTCTTGCGGTCTACCTGGGAAGCCATTGGCTGGGAGACCACGGACGATGAGAGGGAGCGCTTCAATTTAAAGAAGCTGGGCGGTTATCAGGTCCAGTACGTTCCCGGTCTGGTTCCTCCCATCATTGGTCTGTGTCTCAGTGTCCATGAGGGGCTGCGACATGTTGCCGTTCAGATATTGCAGACAATGATTCTGAGTGAATGGGATCTGAACGAAGATATCTCCATCCTTGAAACGGAGATCATCTCCAGCCTGGATGCTCTGTTCAAGTCCAAGCAGATGAATGAGAGTGTAAGCCAGAAGATTTTCATCGGCGAGCTGTTGGATCTGTTTGAGGGCGAGGCTATATCCGATGATCTATTATCGAATGCTGTCAAGAGTCTTGTCGGGACAGTCGATGAACTCTTGGATCTTTTGGTGGCTTCTCAGAGTGGTGCTTCAACCCAGAGTCTGCATGCTCTGAAACTTATGGAATATATGAAGGACATGGGTCGTGAGGATATTTTCATTCGTTACGTTCATGAACTTGCCGATGCTCAGGCTGCAGCAGGCAACTTCACTGAAGCAGGTCTTGCTCTTCAGTTCCATGCCGATCTCTATGAATGGGACCTCAATAGGCCTCTGCCGGGGCTGCTCAGACCCGCTTTCCCACCTCAAAGTGCCTTCGAGCGGAGAGAGGCACTGTACTTCTCCGTTATACAGAACTTTGAAAATGCCATGGCCTGGGGCCCCGCGTTAGCTTGTTACAAGGAGCTCGCGGCGCACTACGAACATACAACAATGGACTTCGCCAAGCTCTCGCGAGCCCAAAGCTCCATGGCGCGAATTTACGACTCCATCTCGAAGGGCAGCAAACAATTCCCGCGTTACTTCCGTGTGGCCTACAAGGGTCTCGGGTTTCCCCCGGGCCTCCGCGATAAAGAATTCATCTTCGAGGCATCCCCGACAGAACGCATGGCATCCTTCGTGGATCGCATGCAGCGGGAACATCCTACTGCACAGGTCATGTCTACTGGCGAGATTCCTGACTATGAGGGCCAATTCCTTCAGATCAGCGCGGTCAGCGCGTACCGCGATGTGTCTCATCCTGTCTACCAGCGCCCCAAGGTTCCATCCTCTGTACGCGAGCACCTACTTATCTCGGATCCGTCTCGTTTCTCTTCCACCTCGCGACGACACATAAGCAGCTCGGATGTCCGTGAGCAATTTGTTGAAAAGCTTGTTTTCACTGTCTCGGAAGCGTTTCCGAATATCCTCCGTCGTAGTGAAATTATTTCTGCTCAAGAGGTTTCTCTGTCGCCTCTGCAGACTGCCATTGAGCGCACGTGGCGCAAGACACAGGAGCTTCAGCTTATTGGCCGCCGCGCTGCGTCAGGTGAGGATTCCACTCTGTCTACTCTGACGGAAGCCTTGGAATCACTACTTGAGACCAGATCGTCAACCTCTAACTGTGTGGCATCATACCGTGTATTCCTATCCGATGCGGAGCTGGCAAGGAAAAGGCTACTTGAAGAATTTGACGAAGACGCTGAAGAGGCACAAGAAACAGAGCAGCCTGTGGACCCAATGGAGACTGCACTCTCCGTTGCACTCGTCGACCACGCCTTGGCCATCAAATACGCACTGTCTCTTTACCAGCGCCCTGCTCAGCAAGCTACCCAAGCCGAACTGCTTCAACGCTTTGAAGATGTCTTCGGGCCCGAGCTGGGTTCTCTCATCCCAGCTTCGCTGGAGCACtcatcatcaacagccaCCCAGACAGCTCGCCATTCCCCCTCCTTGAGCGACAACCGCCGAATGGCACCTATCCAGCGAGTTGTCAGTCCGGAACAAGACCTAAACCGCGCAGCCCGCAGCAATGCCCACACGCGCAAACGCTCTGACAGACAATCCGTCAGTCACCGGATTAGCATAATCAACCCCTTCAAACGATCTCACGGAGCAACCAACTCCATCTTCACAATCCAGCAATCCGACAGCAAGGGCCAATCAGTGGGTGAACAAGACGAAAACATCGACGACGACACGGCCACAATCCACAGCCGCACAACTAGCCACTCCCGCGGCGGCCGAAGTGAGAAGCGCCGCACCTTCTTCAGCGGCGACAAGACACACAAGCACGGCTCCTCGCCGTCCGTCGCCCAGGAATCCCAAACCCCATTGGACGCGCACCATACCTCTCGTGACACGGCCGCCCAATCTCAAGACGGCCGCAGTCGTGCTGGCTCCCAGAACCACGGCCCTTCTGTCACTGGGGCAGCCACGGACCGGCCTGCGCCCGCTTCCAGTGGTGGGTGGTCGACCCTCCCGTCCACGCGCGATTATTCGCGGCCTGTCACACGCGAGAGTAATGCGATAACTCTGACGACTACCAATGGCACGGCCCCGTTGTCCCCGGTGCTCAATAACAATAATGCCGGGAAACGGGACTCTATGTTGCGTCGTTTCAGTATGCTTAAGGGTGTTGGTCGCAAGGGCAGTCGGATGGATTTTAAAGCTAATGGAGCACTGCCGGAGGAGTAA